A portion of the Chromobacterium sp. IIBBL 290-4 genome contains these proteins:
- a CDS encoding short chain dehydrogenase: protein MKILLVGASGTLGNAIQKALPHHHILTAGRNSGDLRVDITDSASVQKMFEQAGRLDAIVSATGAVHFGHITATTAADFRIGLENKLLGQIDLALTGQHYLNDGGSITLTSGILSTQPIRHGANATAVNRALEGFAAAAALELQRGQRINVVSPNVLQESWEGYAPYFPGFEAVPAARAAQAFVRSVEGIANGQTLTVW from the coding sequence ATGAAAATCCTGCTAGTCGGCGCCAGCGGCACGCTGGGCAATGCCATCCAAAAAGCCTTGCCCCACCACCACATCCTGACGGCCGGGCGCAACAGCGGCGATCTGCGCGTAGACATCACCGACAGCGCCAGCGTGCAAAAAATGTTTGAGCAGGCTGGACGGCTGGACGCCATCGTCAGCGCCACCGGCGCGGTGCACTTCGGCCATATCACCGCTACCACGGCCGCCGACTTCCGCATCGGCCTGGAGAACAAACTATTAGGCCAGATCGACTTAGCATTAACCGGCCAGCATTATTTGAACGATGGCGGCTCGATCACATTGACCAGCGGCATCCTCAGCACCCAGCCCATCCGCCACGGCGCCAACGCCACGGCGGTGAACCGCGCGCTGGAGGGCTTTGCCGCCGCCGCCGCGCTGGAGCTGCAGCGCGGCCAACGCATCAATGTGGTCAGCCCCAATGTGCTGCAGGAATCATGGGAAGGCTACGCCCCCTACTTCCCCGGCTTCGAAGCCGTCCCCGCCGCCCGCGCCGCGCAGGCATTTGTGCGCAGCGTGGAAGGCATCGCCAACGGCCAGACGCTGACCGTCTGGTAA
- a CDS encoding short chain dehydrogenase, with product MKILLVGAHGTIGRAVQHALSRHQILAAGRNSGALRVDMTQPASIRALFERVGKVDAIICAAGLLHLGPLVEMTPEQFRVGLDNKLMGQVNLALIGQHFLNAGGSITLTSGMGNEIPIRHGSNACAVNAAIEGFARGAAVELAAGLRINVVCPAVLQESWEPLQSYFPGFEAVPATRVALAYQRSVEGVETGQVLKVW from the coding sequence ATGAAAATACTATTGGTGGGCGCGCATGGAACCATAGGCCGCGCGGTTCAACACGCCCTGTCCCGTCATCAAATCCTTGCCGCGGGCCGGAACAGCGGAGCGCTCCGCGTCGATATGACCCAACCGGCCAGCATCCGCGCGCTGTTCGAGCGCGTCGGCAAAGTCGACGCCATCATCTGCGCCGCCGGCCTGCTGCATCTGGGTCCGCTCGTCGAGATGACGCCCGAGCAATTCCGCGTCGGCTTGGACAATAAATTGATGGGCCAGGTGAATCTGGCCCTGATCGGCCAGCATTTTCTGAATGCCGGCGGCTCTATCACGCTGACCAGCGGCATGGGCAATGAAATTCCCATCCGGCACGGCAGCAACGCCTGCGCCGTCAACGCCGCGATAGAAGGCTTTGCTCGCGGCGCGGCGGTGGAGCTGGCGGCGGGGCTGCGCATCAACGTGGTCTGCCCTGCCGTGCTGCAAGAGTCATGGGAGCCGCTGCAAAGCTACTTCCCCGGCTTCGAGGCCGTGCCGGCGACGCGCGTCGCCCTCGCCTATCAACGCAGCGTCGAGGGAGTGGAAACCGGGCAAGTGCTCAAGGTTTGGTAA
- a CDS encoding GNAT family N-acetyltransferase — translation MSIAIFRPEAADFPDMLSLWERSVRATHLFLSEDDIVALRPEVEAAFAAAESLGLVLRVTRDERGKATGFAGSMAGKLEMLFIEPACRGRGLGKALLTDAVTELAVSLVDVNADNPAALAFYRRMGFEEIGRSALDGAGRPFPLLHLALSDGMA, via the coding sequence GTGTCCATCGCCATTTTCCGGCCTGAAGCCGCGGATTTTCCGGACATGCTGTCGCTGTGGGAGCGCTCAGTGCGCGCGACCCACCTTTTTTTGAGCGAGGACGATATCGTCGCGCTTCGTCCCGAAGTGGAGGCCGCTTTCGCCGCGGCGGAATCCCTTGGCCTGGTCTTGCGGGTGACGCGAGATGAGCGCGGCAAGGCGACTGGCTTTGCCGGCAGCATGGCCGGCAAGTTGGAGATGCTGTTCATCGAGCCCGCATGCAGAGGCCGGGGCCTGGGGAAAGCGTTGCTGACCGATGCGGTGACGGAACTGGCGGTCAGCCTGGTCGACGTCAACGCGGACAACCCCGCCGCATTGGCTTTCTATCGCCGAATGGGCTTCGAAGAGATCGGCCGCTCGGCGCTCGATGGCGCCGGCAGGCCATTTCCCTTGCTGCACCTGGCCTTGTCGGATGGCATGGCGTAA
- a CDS encoding ABC transporter substrate-binding protein, protein MNAALWGGLALWLWLPALHAEAIPASSQAIEPWGDAASGDGLTPRFLRWLADQSGLQLKQDTRPLPRLIEDLKAGRDALALITASPERDAFGLELCRPTDIRLSVVYRRGDREWQSGDFKHRPVGILRGTHTLDAFLAQSGAASVLVNDMRQGIGMLRVGRLDAMMCVRPGCGHVLRQLSTPSDHWAEWTISREPMAVYVSRAHPLAHDAAALDRLKSACVSPAGRAKMAELLARYD, encoded by the coding sequence ATGAACGCAGCGTTGTGGGGCGGATTAGCGCTATGGCTATGGCTGCCCGCACTCCATGCCGAGGCGATTCCCGCGTCGAGCCAGGCGATAGAGCCCTGGGGCGACGCCGCCAGCGGCGATGGCCTGACGCCGCGCTTCCTGCGCTGGCTGGCCGATCAAAGCGGCCTGCAACTGAAACAGGACACCCGCCCGCTGCCGCGGCTGATAGAGGACTTGAAAGCCGGCCGCGACGCGCTGGCCTTGATCACCGCCTCGCCGGAACGCGACGCCTTTGGCCTGGAGCTATGCCGCCCTACCGACATCCGGCTATCGGTAGTCTACCGTCGCGGCGACCGCGAATGGCAAAGCGGGGATTTCAAGCATCGCCCGGTCGGCATTCTGCGCGGCACCCATACGCTGGACGCCTTCCTGGCCCAAAGCGGCGCGGCGAGCGTTTTAGTCAACGACATGCGGCAAGGCATAGGCATGCTGCGCGTCGGCCGGCTGGATGCGATGATGTGCGTGCGCCCGGGTTGCGGCCACGTGCTGCGTCAGCTGTCTACGCCATCCGACCATTGGGCGGAGTGGACTATCAGCCGCGAGCCGATGGCGGTTTACGTATCGCGCGCCCACCCGCTGGCGCATGACGCGGCGGCGCTGGACCGGCTCAAGTCTGCCTGCGTTTCGCCCGCAGGCCGCGCCAAAATGGCGGAACTGCTGGCGCGCTACGACTAG
- the parE gene encoding DNA topoisomerase IV subunit B: protein MTQQQYDESSVRVLKGLEPVKERPGMYTRTTDPTHICQEVIDNAADEALGGFARKIAVTVHQDGSLSVEDDGRGIPVGLHPQEGVPVVELVFTRLHAGGKFNKKDGGAYAFSGGLHGVGVSVTNALSTRLEVEVKREGGMHRLVFSGGDVIEPLARVGDCGPRTSGTRVRVWPDGKYFESPRYSMSELERLLRAKAVLLPGVAVTLTVEKPSGDEVKAWHYPEGLKSYLSELCNGDEPVAPLFAGEAYIGDDHEQFAKGEGAQWAMAWFEDGASGESYVNLIPTPVGGTHEAGLRAGVFDAVKSFVDHHNLLPRGVKLMAEDVWSRVRFVLSARVLDPQFQGQTKDKLTSRDALKLISSLARDPVELWLNQHVEAGKKIAELAIRQAQSRLKSVKKVEKKKGSGVAVLPGKLTDCESEDIERNELFLVEGDSAGGSAKLARDKEYQAILPLRGKVLNSWETDKDQLFSNAEIHDISVAIGVDPHGPNDAPDLSGQRYGKIAILSDADVDGSHIQVLLLTLFFRHFPRLVENGNIYIAQPPLFRVDVPGQGKSRPPRKLYALDEGEMTAILDRLRSEGVRENAWSISRFKGLGEMNPEQLKDTTMNPDTRRLTRVQVRPGMLKETLDMFVMLMGKGEASSRRGWMEAKGNEVEADI, encoded by the coding sequence ATGACTCAACAACAATACGATGAATCCTCGGTACGGGTGCTGAAGGGGCTGGAGCCGGTGAAAGAGCGGCCCGGCATGTACACCCGCACCACCGACCCCACCCACATCTGCCAGGAAGTGATAGACAACGCCGCCGACGAGGCGCTGGGCGGTTTCGCGCGCAAGATCGCCGTCACCGTGCACCAGGACGGCTCGCTGAGCGTCGAGGACGACGGACGGGGCATCCCGGTGGGCCTGCATCCGCAAGAAGGCGTGCCGGTGGTGGAACTGGTGTTCACCCGGCTGCACGCCGGCGGCAAGTTCAACAAGAAAGATGGCGGCGCTTACGCCTTCTCCGGCGGCCTGCACGGCGTGGGCGTATCGGTGACCAATGCCTTGTCCACCCGCCTGGAGGTGGAGGTGAAGCGCGAAGGCGGCATGCACCGCCTGGTGTTTTCCGGCGGCGACGTGATCGAACCCTTGGCCCGCGTCGGCGACTGCGGCCCGCGCACCAGCGGCACCCGGGTGCGGGTGTGGCCGGACGGCAAGTATTTCGAAAGCCCGCGCTATTCGATGTCGGAGCTGGAGCGCTTGCTGCGCGCCAAAGCGGTGTTGCTGCCCGGCGTGGCGGTGACGCTGACGGTGGAAAAGCCCAGCGGCGACGAAGTGAAGGCCTGGCATTATCCGGAAGGCTTGAAGAGCTATCTGTCCGAACTGTGCAATGGCGATGAGCCGGTGGCGCCGCTGTTCGCCGGCGAGGCCTATATCGGCGACGATCACGAGCAGTTCGCCAAGGGCGAGGGCGCGCAGTGGGCCATGGCCTGGTTCGAAGACGGCGCCAGCGGCGAGAGCTACGTCAATCTGATCCCGACGCCGGTGGGCGGCACCCATGAGGCCGGCCTGCGCGCCGGCGTGTTCGACGCGGTGAAAAGCTTCGTCGATCACCACAACCTGCTGCCGCGCGGCGTCAAGCTGATGGCCGAGGACGTGTGGAGCCGCGTGCGCTTCGTGCTGTCCGCCCGCGTGCTGGACCCGCAGTTCCAGGGCCAGACCAAGGACAAGCTGACCAGCCGCGACGCCTTGAAGCTGATCTCCAGCCTGGCGCGCGATCCGGTGGAGCTGTGGCTGAACCAGCATGTGGAAGCCGGCAAGAAGATTGCCGAGCTGGCCATCCGCCAGGCGCAGAGCCGTCTCAAATCCGTCAAGAAGGTGGAGAAGAAGAAGGGCTCCGGCGTGGCGGTGCTGCCGGGCAAGCTGACCGACTGCGAAAGCGAGGACATCGAGCGCAACGAGCTGTTCCTGGTAGAGGGCGACTCCGCCGGCGGTTCGGCCAAGCTGGCGCGCGACAAGGAATACCAGGCCATCCTGCCGCTGCGCGGCAAGGTGCTGAACAGCTGGGAGACGGACAAGGACCAACTGTTCTCCAATGCCGAAATCCATGACATCTCCGTCGCCATCGGCGTGGACCCGCACGGCCCCAACGACGCGCCGGACCTGTCCGGCCAGCGCTACGGCAAGATCGCCATCTTGTCCGACGCCGACGTGGACGGCTCGCACATCCAGGTGCTGCTGCTGACGCTGTTCTTCCGCCATTTCCCGCGCCTGGTGGAAAACGGCAATATCTACATCGCCCAGCCGCCGCTGTTCCGCGTCGACGTGCCCGGGCAGGGCAAGAGCCGGCCGCCGCGCAAGCTGTATGCCTTGGACGAGGGCGAGATGACCGCCATCCTGGATAGGCTGCGCAGCGAAGGCGTGCGCGAGAACGCGTGGAGCATTTCCCGCTTCAAAGGCCTGGGCGAGATGAATCCGGAGCAGCTGAAGGACACCACGATGAATCCGGATACGCGCCGGCTGACGCGGGTGCAGGTGCGGCCCGGCATGCTCAAGGAAACGCTGGACATGTTCGTGATGCTGATGGGCAAGGGCGAAGCCTCCAGCCGCCGCGGCTGGATGGAAGCCAAGGGCAACGAGGTTGAGGCCGATATCTGA
- a CDS encoding RNA pyrophosphohydrolase: protein MLDRDGYRPNVGIILTNAKNEVFWGKRVREHSWQFPQGGIKPGESPEAAMYRELLEEVGLLPQHVKILGRTRDWLRYEVPSNWVRREWRGSYKGQKQIWFLLRLVGRDSDVCLRATNHPEFDGWRWNDYWAPVDAVIEFKRDVYDRALSELARFLRGVETHPAYLARVSAQSEQ, encoded by the coding sequence ATGCTGGACCGGGACGGATACCGCCCAAACGTCGGCATCATCCTCACCAATGCCAAAAACGAGGTGTTCTGGGGTAAGCGCGTGCGCGAGCATTCCTGGCAATTCCCGCAGGGCGGCATCAAGCCGGGCGAAAGCCCGGAAGCCGCGATGTATCGCGAATTGCTGGAAGAGGTGGGTTTGCTGCCTCAGCACGTGAAAATCCTGGGACGCACCCGCGACTGGTTGCGTTACGAGGTGCCGAGCAATTGGGTTCGCCGCGAATGGCGCGGCAGTTACAAGGGCCAGAAGCAGATCTGGTTCCTGCTCAGGCTGGTGGGGCGCGACAGCGATGTCTGTTTGCGCGCCACCAATCATCCGGAGTTCGATGGCTGGCGCTGGAATGATTATTGGGCGCCGGTGGATGCGGTGATCGAGTTCAAGCGCGATGTGTATGACCGCGCCTTGTCCGAGCTTGCGCGGTTCTTGCGCGGGGTGGAAACCCACCCCGCCTACCTCGCCCGCGTATCGGCCCAGAGCGAGCAGTGA
- the pssA gene encoding CDP-diacylglycerol--serine O-phosphatidyltransferase, whose amino-acid sequence MAFLLNRPTLSRLPWLPLQPEDFSTLLQTGDFRLRLLEAIASASKRIYLCALYLENEEAGQEVLEALYQAKQRQPELDIRVMVDWHRAQRGRIGEDQSRNNAAWYREEAQKRNLDIPIYGVPVQTRELFGVLHLKGFVIDNAVFYSGASLNNVYLHKLDKYRFDRYHEIHSAPLADAMASFMADQFFNDPAVFRLDKPAPSTRSIRKEIKHFRDKLVHSQYRAPSAQAPQADQLAIAPIVGIGKGNRLNRAILDVIASAQHKLFICTPYFNFPRSVVLEINRALRRGVEIDIVVGDKTANDFYIPPEQPFRVIGALPYLYEMNLRRFTKRQRQYVARQQLRVHLWKDGDNTYHLKGVWSDARYILLTGNNLNPRAFRLDLENALLLRDPQATLQAQGEAEQQSILRHTTLLEHYRQLEDVRHYPEQIKKLLTRLSRVRIDRMLNLML is encoded by the coding sequence ATGGCCTTCCTGCTGAATCGACCCACACTGTCCCGCCTGCCCTGGCTGCCGCTGCAGCCTGAAGATTTTTCCACCTTGCTGCAAACCGGCGATTTCCGCCTGCGGCTGCTGGAGGCGATCGCGTCGGCGTCGAAACGCATTTACCTTTGCGCCTTGTACCTGGAAAACGAGGAAGCGGGCCAGGAGGTGCTGGAGGCGCTCTATCAAGCCAAGCAGCGCCAGCCCGAACTGGACATCCGCGTGATGGTGGACTGGCACCGCGCCCAGCGCGGCCGGATAGGCGAGGATCAATCGCGCAATAATGCCGCCTGGTATCGTGAAGAAGCGCAGAAACGCAATCTGGACATCCCAATTTATGGCGTGCCGGTGCAAACCCGCGAACTGTTCGGCGTACTGCACCTCAAGGGCTTCGTCATCGACAACGCCGTGTTCTACAGCGGCGCCAGCTTGAACAACGTCTATCTGCACAAGCTGGATAAATACCGCTTCGACCGCTACCACGAAATCCATAGCGCGCCGCTGGCCGATGCGATGGCAAGCTTCATGGCGGATCAATTCTTCAACGATCCCGCCGTTTTCCGGCTGGACAAGCCCGCGCCGAGCACCCGCAGCATCCGCAAGGAAATCAAACATTTCCGCGACAAGCTGGTGCACAGCCAATACCGCGCGCCCAGCGCCCAAGCTCCTCAGGCTGATCAACTGGCCATCGCGCCCATCGTCGGCATCGGCAAAGGCAACCGACTGAACCGCGCCATCCTGGACGTGATCGCCAGCGCGCAGCACAAGTTGTTCATCTGCACCCCCTACTTCAACTTCCCTCGGTCGGTTGTGCTGGAAATCAATCGCGCGCTGCGCCGCGGCGTGGAAATCGACATCGTGGTCGGCGACAAGACCGCCAACGACTTCTATATCCCGCCGGAGCAGCCGTTCCGCGTGATCGGCGCGCTGCCTTATCTGTACGAGATGAACCTGCGCCGCTTTACCAAGCGGCAGCGCCAATACGTGGCCAGGCAACAGCTGCGTGTCCATCTGTGGAAGGATGGCGACAACACCTACCATCTGAAAGGCGTCTGGAGCGACGCGCGCTACATTCTGCTGACCGGCAACAATCTCAACCCGCGCGCCTTCCGCCTGGATCTGGAAAACGCCTTATTGCTGCGCGACCCCCAGGCCACGCTGCAGGCGCAGGGTGAGGCTGAGCAACAAAGCATTCTGCGCCACACAACCTTGCTGGAGCACTACCGCCAGCTGGAGGATGTGCGCCATTATCCGGAGCAGATCAAGAAGCTGCTGACTCGGCTGAGCCGGGTCAGGATAGACCGGATGTTGAATCTGATGCTGTAA
- a CDS encoding ATP-binding protein, with product MQKVRVETRQLPVSHDYSEKWQQVLDLLARLVSIPSALIMRVQAPQIKVFLSSHTEGNPYEEDEMADLGTGLYCETVMSSRAELTVPNALTDPIWDHNPDIKLGMISYMGMPLIWPNEDVFGTICILDKTENGYTSTYRQLLAQFRSMVERDLRQIYNEKARALEDAALRADEAERVRREFDLLRAGEQKALQALRESEERWHFALEGAGDGVWDWNIANGDIFFSTRCQQLLGLSRPAEIAEFKLWQTGIHPDDLPTVLADLASYLRQASGSFVTEHRFRKGQDWVWLLGRGMVVSQDAQGQPLRMIGTYSDITERKEAEAELQLLNSHLEERVAVRTAELKKAMQQISIAEKQTALARMVAGMAHELNTPIGNILLCSSQIQADVDGIVKADTDKQLSRKGLQDFLQKAGESCELLQRNSELAGDLIGRFKQIAVDQLDQPRRSFHPAQTIAKLLQTLLPPEHHPDIGVRLQIPDDLVIENYPSALEQLISHLVANSLVHGFDGRNGGAIDIDISRAQNEIILNYADDGNGIIPELQSKVFDPFFTTRMGQGGVGLGLALVHNIVQVILKGQIRLESEPGHGARFIISFPAMPV from the coding sequence ATGCAAAAAGTCAGAGTGGAAACCCGCCAGCTGCCGGTCAGCCATGACTATTCGGAAAAGTGGCAACAAGTTCTGGACCTCTTAGCCCGGCTGGTCAGCATTCCCTCCGCCTTGATCATGCGGGTACAGGCTCCGCAAATCAAAGTCTTCCTGTCCAGCCATACCGAGGGCAATCCTTATGAAGAGGATGAAATGGCCGACCTCGGGACCGGACTGTATTGCGAAACCGTCATGAGCTCCCGCGCGGAGCTGACGGTTCCCAATGCCTTGACCGACCCGATTTGGGACCACAATCCGGATATCAAGCTAGGCATGATCTCCTATATGGGCATGCCGCTGATCTGGCCCAACGAGGACGTGTTCGGCACTATCTGCATTCTGGACAAGACTGAAAACGGCTACACCTCCACCTATCGCCAGCTTTTGGCCCAATTCCGCAGCATGGTCGAACGCGACCTCAGACAGATCTACAACGAAAAGGCGCGCGCGCTGGAAGACGCAGCCCTGCGCGCCGACGAGGCGGAGCGCGTCCGCCGGGAATTCGACCTGCTTCGCGCCGGCGAACAAAAAGCGCTGCAAGCCTTGCGCGAGAGCGAAGAGCGCTGGCACTTCGCGCTGGAAGGCGCCGGCGACGGCGTATGGGACTGGAACATCGCCAACGGCGACATCTTTTTCTCCACCCGATGCCAGCAACTGCTAGGGCTTTCCCGCCCCGCAGAAATCGCTGAATTCAAGCTTTGGCAAACCGGCATCCACCCCGACGACCTGCCCACCGTGCTGGCCGATTTGGCCAGCTATCTCAGGCAAGCATCAGGCTCCTTCGTCACCGAACACCGCTTCCGCAAGGGACAGGACTGGGTCTGGCTGCTAGGGCGCGGCATGGTGGTCAGCCAGGATGCGCAAGGCCAGCCCTTGCGCATGATAGGCACCTACTCCGACATCACCGAGCGCAAAGAGGCCGAGGCCGAACTCCAATTGCTGAACAGCCATCTGGAAGAGCGGGTCGCCGTCCGCACCGCTGAACTGAAAAAAGCGATGCAGCAAATCAGCATTGCTGAAAAACAAACAGCGCTGGCCCGCATGGTGGCCGGCATGGCGCACGAATTGAATACGCCGATCGGCAACATCTTGCTTTGCTCATCGCAAATACAAGCCGACGTGGACGGCATCGTCAAGGCCGATACCGACAAGCAGCTATCGCGCAAAGGCTTGCAAGATTTCCTGCAAAAGGCCGGCGAGAGCTGCGAGCTGCTGCAAAGGAATAGCGAGCTGGCAGGCGATCTGATCGGCCGTTTCAAGCAAATCGCCGTCGATCAGCTAGACCAGCCGCGCCGCAGCTTCCATCCCGCCCAAACCATAGCCAAACTGCTGCAAACGCTGTTGCCGCCCGAACACCATCCCGACATCGGCGTTCGGCTGCAAATACCTGACGATTTGGTGATCGAGAACTATCCCAGCGCGCTGGAACAGTTGATTTCGCATCTGGTGGCCAATTCGCTGGTTCATGGGTTTGATGGCAGAAATGGCGGCGCCATCGATATCGATATCAGCCGCGCCCAAAATGAAATCATCCTCAACTACGCCGATGACGGCAACGGCATCATCCCAGAGCTTCAAAGCAAAGTGTTCGATCCCTTCTTCACCACCCGAATGGGACAAGGCGGCGTGGGCCTGGGGCTTGCGCTAGTCCACAATATCGTTCAAGTGATCTTGAAAGGCCAGATACGGCTGGAGAGCGAGCCTGGCCATGGCGCGCGCTTCATCATCTCCTTCCCCGCCATGCCGGTTTAA